From a single Collimonas pratensis genomic region:
- the pilQ gene encoding type IV pilus secretin PilQ family protein, whose translation MIAAGKKLVSLGVSRLSRIRQKALMLGALLCMVGFGVSATAAEDNAITSISANQQGANVIVKINFKRPLSSQPTAFSILSPARIAFDFVGVGNATGKTSQDISLGDVRNVLVAQADDRSRLVFNLKRSLSYATAMDGNALVVTIDGSGSLASPVNAAGMPVQPAAKTAMAAAPAAAPLLNGKPALRDIDFRRGTAGEGRVVIDLPNAQVGVDVRQQGQTIVVDFLKTSLPDVLRRKLDVGDFGTPVKTISTVTQGENVRMIIEPKGLWEQSAYQSDSQLVIEVKPLKEDPNKLAQGAQGYRGDKLSLNFQNVEVRSVLQVIADFTGLNIITSDTVGGNLTLRLKDVPWDQALDIVMQAKGLDMRKNGSVIWIAPKDELLTKEKLELEQRSQIAELEPLRTESFQLNYQKADAFKKIFGIDDAGSGGTGAKKNSILSSRGSAVIDPRTNQLFVTDTPTILQNIRNLVQKVDIASRQVLIEARMVEANDGFSRNLGAKLGFGFHGGNRPITEIGGQQTGTVGAAGGTSTNAVGLNSSALQTVNGNSVNLPAAPIGTTNASSVALTLFNAAATKFISLELSALEADGQGKIISSPRVVTADQQKALIEQGTEIPYQSATSSGATSVEFKKANLKLEVTPQITPDGNVILTVDVTNDSVGATVPGGVAINTKHVQTQVQVENGGTVVIGGIYTQTVSNDVNKVPLLGDIPVLGYLFKQSAVVNKRTELLIFLTPKVVIDRIAAH comes from the coding sequence ATGATTGCAGCAGGAAAAAAATTAGTTAGCCTGGGCGTGAGTCGGCTGAGCAGGATTCGACAGAAAGCGCTGATGCTGGGCGCGTTGCTTTGCATGGTCGGGTTTGGCGTTTCCGCAACGGCAGCCGAAGACAACGCCATCACGTCGATCAGCGCCAATCAGCAAGGCGCCAACGTGATCGTCAAGATCAACTTCAAGCGTCCGCTGAGCAGTCAACCGACTGCGTTCTCCATTCTGAGTCCGGCACGGATTGCCTTTGACTTTGTCGGCGTCGGCAATGCGACCGGTAAAACCTCGCAGGACATCAGCCTGGGCGATGTGCGCAATGTATTGGTGGCGCAAGCCGATGACCGCTCGCGCCTGGTATTCAATCTGAAGCGCTCCCTGTCCTATGCAACAGCGATGGATGGCAATGCCTTGGTTGTCACGATCGATGGTTCAGGCAGCCTGGCATCTCCGGTGAATGCCGCCGGCATGCCGGTGCAGCCAGCGGCCAAGACCGCCATGGCTGCTGCGCCTGCCGCGGCACCTTTGTTGAATGGCAAACCAGCGCTGCGCGACATTGATTTCCGTCGCGGTACTGCAGGCGAAGGCCGGGTCGTGATTGACTTGCCGAACGCGCAGGTCGGCGTCGATGTCCGTCAACAAGGCCAGACAATTGTGGTTGATTTCCTCAAGACCAGTTTGCCGGACGTTCTGCGCCGCAAGCTGGATGTGGGTGATTTCGGCACACCGGTGAAGACCATCAGCACCGTGACTCAGGGTGAAAATGTTCGGATGATCATCGAGCCGAAAGGGCTGTGGGAGCAAAGCGCTTATCAAAGCGACAGCCAGCTGGTGATCGAAGTCAAGCCGCTCAAGGAAGACCCGAACAAGCTGGCGCAAGGCGCCCAGGGTTACCGCGGCGACAAGCTGTCCCTGAATTTCCAGAACGTCGAAGTGCGTTCGGTGCTGCAAGTGATTGCGGACTTCACTGGCTTGAATATCATTACCAGCGATACCGTCGGCGGCAACCTCACTCTGCGCTTGAAAGATGTGCCTTGGGACCAGGCTCTGGATATCGTGATGCAGGCCAAGGGCCTGGACATGCGTAAGAACGGCTCTGTTATCTGGATTGCTCCCAAGGATGAACTGTTGACGAAAGAGAAACTGGAACTCGAACAGCGTTCGCAGATTGCTGAGCTGGAGCCTCTACGCACAGAGTCATTCCAGTTAAATTATCAAAAAGCTGACGCCTTCAAGAAAATATTCGGCATCGATGATGCTGGATCAGGTGGCACCGGTGCCAAGAAAAATAGCATTTTGTCGTCACGCGGCAGCGCTGTGATTGATCCTCGCACCAACCAGTTGTTTGTGACCGATACACCGACCATATTGCAAAATATCCGCAATTTGGTGCAAAAAGTCGATATTGCGTCAAGGCAGGTTCTGATCGAGGCGCGGATGGTCGAAGCTAACGACGGTTTCAGTCGTAATCTCGGCGCAAAACTAGGATTCGGTTTTCATGGCGGCAATCGTCCGATTACGGAGATTGGCGGTCAGCAAACCGGAACTGTAGGTGCTGCCGGAGGAACCTCTACGAATGCGGTTGGGTTGAATTCATCTGCGTTGCAGACGGTCAACGGCAATTCAGTTAACTTGCCGGCGGCGCCTATTGGCACCACTAATGCGAGCTCAGTGGCACTGACATTGTTTAATGCTGCCGCAACTAAATTTATCAGCCTGGAATTGTCTGCGCTGGAAGCCGATGGCCAGGGCAAGATAATATCTAGTCCGCGTGTGGTGACGGCCGATCAGCAAAAAGCCTTGATTGAACAAGGGACTGAAATTCCTTATCAAAGTGCGACAAGCAGCGGCGCGACTTCAGTTGAATTCAAGAAAGCTAACTTGAAGCTGGAAGTTACGCCGCAAATTACGCCGGATGGCAACGTTATATTGACGGTAGATGTGACCAACGATAGTGTCGGTGCGACTGTTCCAGGCGGCGTTGCCATCAATACCAAGCATGTCCAGACCCAAGTCCAGGTTGAAAATGGTGGAACCGTCGTAATTGGCGGTATTTATACCCAAACGGTCAGCAACGATGTTAATAAAGTGCCACTACTTGGAGATATTCCGGTTCTGGGTTATCTTTTCAAACAATCCGCAGTTGTTAATAAACGAACTGAATTATTGATTTTCCTGACACCGAAAGTTGTCATCGACCGCATCGCTGCGCACTAA
- the aroKB gene encoding bifunctional shikimate kinase/3-dehydroquinate synthase AroKB: MSKRLSSEMVRYTGNIFLVGLMGAGKTTVGRALARKLNKLFIDSDHEIEARTGVSIPLIFEIEGEESFRQRETEVIRDLSARSGIVLATGGGAIMRAENREYLKTRGTVIYLRASIHNILQRTSRDKNRPLLQTADPRRRLEELSRQREPYYREVADIVIDTGRPNVQFLVHSILSQLDVQADDLEPGSGQAQPAGAGNLGQASGPAHQTSHFLMNQQSTSSAPVSAPAITLQVELGERSYPIEIGPSLLADRARIARLISGKQVVVVTNTVVAPLYLEGVSQTLRDAGKSVLEIILPDGEEEKNWASLMQIFDRLLAAKCDRKTTLIALGGGVIGDLTGFAASAYMRGVPFVQIPTTLLAQVDSSVGGKTGINHPLGKNMIGAFYQPQAVIADTMTLHSLPERELSAGLAEVIKYGAVIDAEFFKWIENNIDKLMARDNAALAYAIRRSCELKADVVRQDEREGGLRAILNFGHTFGHAIESGLGYGKWLHGEAVGCGMVMAADLSHRLGHINAVDKERVCALVRAAGLPTEAPNLGAQRWLELMQIDKKNEDGQIKFILMKPLGSHLITGAPPEALLATLQQLASGDLPR, translated from the coding sequence ATGAGCAAAAGGTTAAGTAGTGAAATGGTAAGGTACACAGGCAATATCTTTCTGGTAGGCCTGATGGGCGCGGGCAAGACTACGGTTGGCCGTGCCCTGGCAAGAAAACTCAACAAGCTTTTCATTGATTCCGACCACGAAATCGAGGCGCGCACCGGCGTCTCGATTCCCCTGATTTTTGAAATCGAAGGCGAAGAGAGCTTCCGTCAGCGAGAGACCGAAGTGATCCGCGACCTGAGCGCCCGCAGCGGCATCGTGCTGGCGACCGGCGGCGGCGCCATCATGCGCGCCGAGAACCGCGAATACCTGAAGACCCGCGGCACCGTGATCTACCTGCGTGCCAGCATCCATAACATCCTCCAACGCACCAGCCGCGACAAGAACCGCCCCCTGCTGCAGACCGCTGATCCGCGCCGCCGGCTGGAAGAGCTGTCGCGCCAGCGCGAGCCGTATTATCGTGAAGTTGCCGACATAGTCATCGATACCGGCCGACCTAACGTACAATTCCTGGTACACAGTATCTTGAGCCAGCTGGATGTGCAGGCCGACGACCTTGAACCAGGGAGCGGGCAGGCGCAGCCGGCCGGCGCCGGCAACCTCGGGCAGGCCAGTGGCCCAGCCCACCAGACATCACATTTTCTTATGAATCAGCAGTCGACTTCTTCGGCCCCAGTATCGGCCCCGGCCATCACGCTCCAGGTAGAACTGGGCGAGCGCAGCTATCCGATTGAAATCGGCCCATCCCTGCTGGCTGACCGCGCGCGCATTGCCCGCCTGATCAGCGGCAAGCAGGTGGTGGTCGTGACTAATACGGTGGTGGCGCCGTTGTATCTGGAAGGCGTCAGCCAGACCTTGCGCGATGCCGGCAAGAGCGTGCTGGAAATCATCCTGCCGGATGGCGAGGAAGAAAAGAACTGGGCTAGCCTGATGCAGATCTTCGATCGCCTGCTGGCGGCTAAATGTGACCGCAAGACCACCCTGATCGCCCTTGGCGGCGGCGTGATTGGCGACCTCACCGGTTTTGCCGCATCCGCCTACATGCGCGGCGTGCCCTTCGTGCAGATCCCGACCACCTTGCTGGCACAAGTCGATTCCTCGGTGGGCGGCAAGACCGGCATCAACCATCCTCTCGGCAAGAACATGATCGGCGCCTTTTACCAGCCGCAGGCGGTGATCGCCGATACCATGACCCTGCATAGCTTGCCGGAGCGTGAGCTGTCCGCCGGCCTCGCCGAGGTGATCAAGTACGGCGCCGTGATCGACGCCGAGTTTTTCAAATGGATAGAAAACAATATCGATAAGCTGATGGCGCGCGACAACGCCGCGCTGGCTTACGCGATCCGCCGTTCCTGCGAGCTGAAAGCCGACGTCGTGCGCCAGGATGAGCGCGAAGGCGGCTTGCGCGCGATCCTGAATTTCGGCCATACCTTCGGCCACGCGATCGAATCAGGCCTCGGCTACGGCAAGTGGCTGCATGGCGAAGCGGTCGGTTGCGGCATGGTGATGGCGGCTGATCTGTCGCACCGCCTCGGCCATATCAATGCCGTCGACAAGGAAAGAGTGTGCGCGCTGGTGCGTGCCGCCGGCTTGCCGACCGAGGCGCCTAACCTGGGCGCCCAGCGCTGGCTGGAACTGATGCAGATCGACAAAAAGAACGAAGATGGCCAGATCAAGTTCATCCTGATGAAGCCGCTGGGCAGTCATCTGATCACCGGCGCGCCGCCAGAGGCGCTGCTGGCGACCCTCCAGCAACTCGCCTCCGGAGACCTGCCGCGATGA
- a CDS encoding deoxyguanosinetriphosphate triphosphohydrolase yields MNQETSLAPYAAHSAQSRGRLFAEETPGSRTEFQRDRDRIIHCTAFRRLEYKTQVFVNHEGDLFRTRLTHSIEVAQIARSIARNLQLNEDLVEAISLAHDLGHTPFGHAGQDALNDCMEAHGGFEHNLQSLRVVDKLEQRYGAFDGLNLMFETREGILKHCSLANAKKLGDIGQRFILRKQPTLEAQVANLADEIAYNNHDIDDGLRSGLLTLEQMNQIDFYAQHSRQVEQLFPGLGGRRAINETIRRMINALISDLIQTSQQRIQDARLQTVDDVRNAPPLIAFSDGMAQQAALLKRFLRENLYRHYLVNRMTAKARRIVAELYACFSAEPSLLPPDYQLEQRGSKPLEPQQQAREIADYIAGMTDRYAIREHRRLFLVDEGHL; encoded by the coding sequence ATGAATCAAGAAACGTCTCTCGCTCCCTATGCCGCACATTCTGCGCAGTCGCGAGGACGTTTGTTTGCTGAAGAAACGCCCGGCTCGCGCACGGAATTCCAGCGTGACCGCGACCGTATTATCCATTGCACCGCATTCCGTCGGCTGGAATACAAGACGCAAGTATTCGTCAACCACGAAGGCGACCTGTTCCGCACGCGCCTGACGCACAGCATCGAAGTCGCGCAGATCGCCCGTTCGATCGCCCGCAACCTGCAATTGAACGAAGACCTGGTGGAAGCCATCTCGCTGGCCCATGATCTTGGCCATACGCCGTTCGGTCATGCCGGCCAGGATGCCTTGAATGACTGCATGGAGGCCCATGGCGGCTTCGAACACAATCTGCAGAGCCTGCGTGTGGTTGACAAGCTGGAGCAGCGCTATGGCGCGTTTGACGGCTTGAACCTGATGTTCGAGACGCGCGAGGGCATCCTCAAGCACTGTTCGCTGGCCAATGCCAAGAAACTGGGCGATATCGGCCAGCGTTTCATCCTGCGCAAGCAGCCGACGCTGGAAGCACAGGTGGCCAACCTGGCCGATGAGATCGCCTACAACAACCACGATATCGATGACGGCCTGCGTTCGGGTTTGCTGACCTTGGAGCAGATGAACCAGATCGATTTTTACGCGCAGCACAGCCGCCAGGTCGAGCAGCTGTTCCCGGGCCTGGGCGGGCGCAGGGCGATCAACGAAACCATCCGGCGCATGATCAACGCCTTGATCAGCGACCTGATCCAGACCTCGCAGCAGCGCATCCAGGATGCCCGCCTGCAGACAGTCGACGATGTGCGCAATGCGCCGCCGCTGATTGCCTTCTCCGACGGCATGGCGCAGCAAGCCGCCTTGCTGAAGCGCTTCCTGCGCGAAAACCTGTATCGCCACTACCTGGTCAACCGCATGACAGCCAAGGCGCGGCGCATCGTCGCCGAACTGTATGCCTGCTTCAGCGCCGAACCGTCATTGCTGCCGCCTGACTATCAGCTGGAGCAGCGCGGATCGAAACCATTGGAACCGCAGCAGCAGGCGCGCGAAATTGCCGACTATATCGCCGGCATGACTGACCGCTATGCCATTCGCGAACACCGGCGGCTATTCTTGGTGGATGAAGGACATCTGTAA
- a CDS encoding DUF4197 domain-containing protein has translation MRPFYKTAITLSLAVTASAAFALSLSDLSNQDASSGLKAALQKGADVAVSKLGVENGFLNNDKVKIGLPSVLDKAMPLLRMTGQGQKLDDLVVSMNHAAEQAVPLAKPLLLNAVKSMSVTDAKNILTGGDTSVTDFFKQKTSAQLGEKFLPIVKGVTDRNGLSAQYNSVMGQVGKTGMVPAQQSTVEGYVTQRALDGLYTIIGDEEKAIRQDPVGAGSAIIGKVFGALK, from the coding sequence ATGCGACCTTTCTATAAAACAGCAATCACATTGAGCCTGGCGGTAACGGCATCGGCGGCGTTTGCGCTGTCATTGAGCGACCTCAGCAACCAGGACGCCAGCAGCGGCTTGAAAGCCGCCCTGCAGAAAGGCGCCGACGTCGCTGTCTCCAAGCTGGGTGTCGAGAACGGCTTCCTGAACAACGACAAGGTCAAGATCGGCTTGCCCAGCGTGCTGGATAAAGCCATGCCTCTGCTGCGCATGACCGGCCAGGGCCAGAAACTGGACGACTTGGTGGTGTCGATGAACCATGCCGCGGAACAGGCAGTGCCCTTGGCCAAGCCCTTGCTGCTGAATGCTGTCAAGTCGATGTCGGTGACCGACGCCAAGAACATCCTGACCGGCGGCGATACGTCGGTGACCGATTTCTTCAAGCAGAAAACTTCGGCGCAGCTGGGCGAGAAATTCCTGCCTATCGTCAAAGGCGTGACCGATCGCAACGGCCTGTCGGCGCAATACAACTCGGTCATGGGACAAGTCGGCAAGACCGGCATGGTGCCGGCCCAGCAAAGCACGGTGGAAGGCTATGTCACGCAGCGCGCGCTGGACGGCTTGTACACCATCATCGGCGATGAAGAGAAGGCCATACGCCAGGATCCGGTCGGCGCCGGCAGCGCGATTATCGGCAAGGTGTTCGGCGCACTGAAATAA
- the hpf gene encoding ribosome hibernation-promoting factor, HPF/YfiA family, with protein sequence MNFTISGHHLEVTPAIREYVQSKLERIKRHFDQVIDISVILSVDKITEKEKRQKADITLRVKGKDLHAESIAHDLYAAIDTLVDKLDRQVIKYKDKMQDHQHDAIKHLPEELPATT encoded by the coding sequence ATGAACTTCACCATCAGTGGGCATCACCTCGAGGTAACCCCCGCCATTCGCGAATATGTACAAAGCAAACTAGAGCGTATCAAACGCCATTTCGACCAGGTCATCGATATCAGCGTGATCCTGAGCGTCGACAAGATCACTGAAAAAGAAAAGCGTCAAAAAGCCGACATCACTCTGCGCGTAAAGGGAAAAGATTTGCATGCCGAAAGCATTGCGCACGATCTTTATGCCGCCATTGATACCCTGGTCGACAAGCTCGACCGCCAGGTCATCAAGTACAAGGACAAGATGCAGGATCACCAGCACGATGCGATCAAGCATCTGCCGGAAGAACTCCCCGCCACGACCTGA
- a CDS encoding RNA polymerase factor sigma-54, with translation MKQSLQLRTSQHLALTPQLQQSIRLLQLSTLELHQELEQILSDNPMLERVDDPLDNSVRLLADGAISGTASTMEAPTGDSEVSSSPTESEASLETPAAADSSSDNSDSDWSFDDISRSAKSSDDEDARPQLEAHESTLREHLLQQMREAMRDLRDRALVELVIDALDDNGYLEESLEEILERLPPELEIALEELSMALKMVQSFDPAGVGARNAPECLGLQIKRFVKVPFVTRRLALAIVQEHLVLFAQRDFNKIKKALDCDDEDLREAQTVIKQCNPHPGAPFAGNASDYVVPDVIVRRSKQGWQVMLNNDVMPRLRVNVLYANILKQSKGDGALTSQLQEAKWLIKNMRQRFDTILRVAQAIVERQRNFFSHGAVAMRPLVLREIADTLGLHESTISRVTTQKYMLTPHGMFELKYFFGSHVATEAGGEASSTAIRALIKQLIGAEDSRNPFSDSKIADMLAEQGMVVARRTVAKYREALKIPSVNLRKAL, from the coding sequence ATGAAACAATCACTCCAGCTACGCACCTCTCAACATCTTGCGCTGACGCCTCAGCTGCAGCAGTCGATCCGCCTGCTGCAGCTGTCCACGCTCGAGTTGCATCAGGAACTGGAACAGATCCTGTCGGACAATCCGATGCTCGAACGGGTCGACGATCCGCTCGACAATTCAGTGCGGCTGCTGGCGGACGGCGCCATCAGCGGCACCGCGTCGACCATGGAAGCGCCTACCGGCGACAGCGAAGTCAGCAGCTCGCCGACCGAGAGCGAAGCCAGCCTGGAAACGCCGGCAGCCGCCGACAGCAGCTCTGACAATAGCGACAGCGATTGGAGTTTCGACGATATCTCGCGCAGCGCGAAAAGCTCGGACGATGAAGACGCGCGGCCGCAGCTGGAAGCGCATGAATCGACGCTGCGCGAACATCTGCTGCAGCAGATGCGCGAAGCCATGCGCGACTTGCGCGACCGCGCGCTGGTCGAGCTCGTGATCGATGCGCTGGACGATAACGGTTACCTGGAAGAGTCGCTGGAAGAAATCCTGGAGCGTTTGCCGCCTGAGCTGGAGATCGCCCTCGAAGAGCTGTCGATGGCGCTGAAGATGGTGCAGAGCTTCGATCCGGCCGGGGTCGGCGCGCGCAACGCGCCGGAATGCCTGGGCTTGCAGATCAAGCGTTTTGTCAAAGTGCCATTCGTCACGCGCCGCCTGGCGTTGGCGATTGTGCAAGAACATCTGGTGCTGTTTGCGCAGCGCGATTTCAATAAAATCAAGAAAGCCCTGGATTGCGACGACGAGGACCTGCGTGAAGCGCAAACCGTCATCAAGCAGTGCAATCCTCATCCCGGCGCGCCCTTCGCTGGCAACGCCTCCGACTATGTGGTGCCGGACGTGATCGTCAGGCGCAGCAAGCAAGGCTGGCAGGTGATGCTGAACAATGACGTCATGCCAAGACTGCGGGTAAATGTCCTGTATGCCAACATTCTCAAGCAAAGCAAGGGCGACGGCGCACTCACTTCGCAGCTACAGGAAGCCAAGTGGCTGATCAAGAATATGCGGCAGCGCTTCGACACCATTTTGCGCGTTGCACAAGCGATTGTAGAACGTCAAAGGAACTTCTTTTCCCACGGCGCGGTCGCCATGCGCCCGCTTGTGTTGCGTGAAATAGCTGATACACTGGGTCTACACGAGAGTACTATTTCACGTGTGACCACTCAGAAATACATGCTCACTCCCCACGGGATGTTTGAACTAAAGTATTTCTTCGGCAGCCATGTTGCTACTGAGGCAGGTGGAGAGGCTTCCTCAACAGCAATCAGGGCACTCATTAAGCAACTCATAGGAGCGGAAGATTCAAGAAATCCTTTCTCTGACAGCAAGATTGCCGACATGCTTGCGGAACAAGGTATGGTGGTCGCTCGCCGCACCGTCGCAAAATATCGCGAAGCACTAAAAATTCCGTCTGTTAATCTGCGCAAGGCCTTGTAG
- the lptB gene encoding LPS export ABC transporter ATP-binding protein: MSAPSTLIVKGLQKSYGARQVVHDVSLEVRCGEVVGLLGPNGAGKTTSFYMIVGLVPSDGGEIDLDGVDISRLPIHRRAVLGLSYLPQEASVFRKLTVEDNIRAVLELQRPNGKALSKAEIDEQLNKLLHELQIEKLRENQALSLSGGERRRVEIARALATNPRFVLLDEPFAGIDPIAVIEIQRIVRFLKERGIGVLITDHNVRETLGICDRAYIINQGSVLASGSPDDIIADESVRRVYLGEHFRM, translated from the coding sequence ATGAGCGCCCCAAGCACGCTGATCGTCAAGGGCCTGCAGAAGAGCTACGGCGCGCGCCAGGTGGTGCACGACGTCTCGCTCGAAGTCCGCTGCGGCGAAGTGGTCGGTTTGCTGGGGCCAAATGGCGCCGGCAAGACCACCTCGTTCTACATGATCGTCGGCCTGGTGCCTTCGGACGGCGGCGAGATCGACCTCGACGGCGTCGATATTTCACGCCTGCCGATCCATCGCCGCGCGGTGCTGGGCTTGTCCTACCTGCCGCAGGAAGCATCGGTGTTCCGCAAGCTGACGGTGGAAGACAATATCCGCGCCGTGCTGGAACTGCAGCGTCCCAACGGCAAGGCGCTCAGCAAGGCAGAAATCGATGAACAGCTCAACAAGCTGCTGCACGAATTGCAGATCGAAAAACTGCGCGAGAACCAGGCCTTGTCGCTCTCCGGCGGCGAACGCCGGCGCGTCGAAATCGCCCGCGCGCTCGCCACCAATCCGCGCTTCGTGCTGCTGGATGAACCGTTCGCCGGGATCGATCCGATCGCCGTGATCGAAATCCAGCGCATCGTCCGCTTCCTCAAGGAACGCGGCATCGGCGTCCTGATCACCGATCATAATGTGCGCGAAACGCTGGGCATCTGCGACCGCGCCTACATCATCAACCAGGGCAGCGTGCTGGCCAGCGGCAGTCCGGACGACATCATCGCCGACGAATCGGTGCGGCGAGTCTATCTGGGTGAGCATTTCCGCATGTAG
- the lptA gene encoding lipopolysaccharide transport periplasmic protein LptA produces the protein MKRIFFLSLLLLGAIGVAHAEKADSEKPTLIDSDTLTYDDVKQVNVATGNVVLTRGTLIMKADRVVVTTDPSGYQFATLYADPGKLATFRQKRDGGPDLWIDGHAERIEYDGKTEITKLFSKAQMRRLQGDKPTDEVNGEFISYDSRTEFYSVNNTVNGVSQPGAGRIRAVIQPRPKAPQ, from the coding sequence ATGAAACGAATATTTTTTCTCTCTCTGCTGCTGCTTGGCGCCATCGGCGTCGCTCACGCAGAAAAAGCCGATTCCGAGAAGCCGACCCTGATCGACTCCGACACCCTGACCTACGACGACGTCAAGCAGGTCAACGTCGCTACCGGCAATGTCGTCCTGACCCGCGGCACGCTGATCATGAAAGCCGACCGCGTCGTCGTGACCACCGATCCTTCCGGCTATCAGTTCGCCACCCTGTATGCGGACCCAGGCAAGCTGGCAACCTTCCGCCAGAAGCGCGACGGCGGTCCGGACCTGTGGATCGACGGCCATGCCGAACGCATCGAATACGATGGCAAGACTGAAATCACCAAGCTGTTTTCCAAGGCGCAGATGCGCCGCCTGCAAGGCGACAAGCCGACCGACGAAGTCAACGGCGAGTTCATTTCTTACGACAGCCGCACCGAATTCTATTCCGTCAACAACACCGTCAACGGCGTCAGCCAGCCCGGCGCCGGCCGCATCCGCGCCGTCATCCAGCCACGGCCAAAGGCGCCGCAATGA
- the lptC gene encoding LPS export ABC transporter periplasmic protein LptC: MKNLRTTYRFRFMLLLVLFILLALGSFWLLQVMHKNTEDSLPKPARTEPDYYVEHFNYVQMAPNGQPRYNISGDRLTHNPVNDSFDVQKPVIHSLDKEKPPMNLVANRAMIEDNNSKVHLYENVNADRPKTPLADNFHLKSEYLLLLPDDDIMETDKPVELTLGLSTLNGTGMHFNNSTRELKLFSKVHGVLRSAPRAAAK; encoded by the coding sequence ATGAAAAATCTCCGCACCACTTACCGCTTTCGCTTCATGCTGCTGCTGGTATTGTTCATCCTGCTGGCCCTGGGCAGCTTCTGGCTGTTGCAGGTCATGCACAAGAATACCGAAGATTCGCTGCCGAAGCCGGCGCGCACCGAACCGGATTACTACGTCGAGCATTTCAACTACGTGCAGATGGCGCCCAACGGCCAGCCGCGCTACAACATCTCGGGCGACCGGCTGACGCACAATCCTGTCAACGATTCCTTCGATGTGCAAAAGCCGGTGATCCACAGCCTGGATAAGGAAAAGCCGCCGATGAACCTGGTCGCCAACCGCGCCATGATCGAAGACAATAACAGCAAGGTGCATCTGTACGAGAATGTCAACGCCGACCGGCCGAAGACCCCGCTGGCCGACAATTTTCATCTGAAATCCGAATATTTGCTGCTATTGCCGGACGACGACATCATGGAAACCGACAAGCCGGTGGAACTCACCTTGGGCCTGTCGACCTTGAACGGCACCGGCATGCATTTCAATAACTCCACACGCGAACTGAAGCTGTTTAGCAAGGTGCATGGCGTCTTGCGCAGCGCGCCGCGTGCAGCAGCAAAATAG
- a CDS encoding KdsC family phosphatase, producing MTAAASGVATLSADSRARAARVRLMIFDVDGILTDGGLLYGADGEQLKRFNALDGHGIKQLQQSGVATAIISARQSAIVSRRASDLGIAHVQQGVHDKYAAFVKLLEQLQLSAADCGFIGDDVIDLPILSQAGFAVSVPNGHRDVRSRVHYVTQASGGHGAAREICDLIMQVQNTYDATLAAYLRSDRTGETPA from the coding sequence ATGACTGCAGCCGCCTCGGGCGTTGCTACGCTGAGCGCCGATTCCAGAGCGCGCGCGGCGCGCGTGCGCCTGATGATTTTCGATGTCGACGGCATCCTGACCGACGGCGGCCTGCTGTACGGCGCCGACGGCGAACAGCTCAAACGCTTCAATGCGCTGGACGGCCACGGTATCAAGCAATTGCAGCAAAGCGGTGTCGCCACCGCCATCATCAGCGCACGGCAGTCGGCCATCGTCAGCCGCCGCGCCAGCGACCTCGGCATCGCCCATGTGCAGCAAGGCGTGCACGACAAGTACGCGGCGTTTGTCAAACTGCTGGAACAATTGCAGCTGAGCGCCGCCGATTGCGGCTTCATCGGCGACGATGTGATCGACTTGCCTATCTTGTCGCAGGCCGGCTTCGCGGTCAGCGTACCGAACGGCCATCGCGACGTCCGTTCACGCGTGCATTACGTGACGCAGGCCAGCGGCGGCCACGGCGCGGCGCGCGAAATCTGCGACCTGATCATGCAGGTGCAGAATACCTACGACGCCACGCTGGCGGCCTATCTGCGCAGCGACCGGACAGGTGAAACCCCGGCATGA